ttaCATGATAACACAACTTTCTCCACCTTCTGTAGAACTCTTGGAGTCCTCCGTGCTCTCAATGCCTTGAATCAACCGCTGAAAACATTCATCAACGTTCTCGTTCAATCTAGCCGAACATTCTACGAAAGAACAGTTAAATTCCTTAGCCAGATTCTGGCCTTCTTCTATTGTAACTTGACGCTGTGAATAAAGATCAGATTTGTTTCCAACTACAACCAATGGAATTTCTTCTGTTCCCACAGAGTCCAAGATTTTATCTCTCATAATTTTCAGCAAATCAAACGAAGACCGAGATGTTATTGAATAGACCAGCAAGTATCCATGCACTCCAATGAGATACTTTTGATTCATTAAAGAAAATTCATCCTGACCAGCTGTATCTAAAATTTCTATCAAGTACTCTTGTCCTTTGATAACGACCTTCTTCTGAAACTGGTTTTCAATGGTAGGATAATAACTCTCAACAAAGTGATTCTCCACATATTGCACCGTCAATGAGGATTTTCCTACTGAACGGGAGCCAAAGACGGCGATCTTTCGAGCCTTTGCCATCCTTCTGATGTTGATCTTCTGAGTAGCTTCCTCCTCGATTCAGCTTGGGGTAAGTCACTGATTAAGGAAGAAGTAAAGAAGTATCAGATATCAGTTTCATTTAATGTTTAATGCACGACCATCAATTATTTTGCCAGACAAATTACAATCGCACTGCGATGAGATTTCGAAAGGTGCAAAATCTTACTAAACACGGGCATAGAGATTCATAACTTCTGAACAATTACCACATCCAAGAGCTGTGTTCATTTTATCTTTACCTCTACCCAGTTAACCCGTTCCTGTCGGCTAGTTGTATTATTGGTCGTGCGTTGACTAATTTTAGTCGCTTCTCTATAAACTGGTCTTTTATACTTCTTACTTTGTGCATAACCTAGTCTAGACATTTTTCCTCTCTTCAGTTGTCCATTCTTTGTGTTTGTTGCCTATTCTAATGGTTCATACGTGGTCTGATGAGTCATCTATCCAATTAGATGGCAAATCAGTTCTAAACGCACCACTGTATGAAACTAATTACGGAAATACCTATAAATCGAATGTCTCCTATCACTTCAATCCAAACGTCTCCAAATATCATTATGGGGTACGACACCCAATGAAACCGTTCCGGTTACTATTGACTGATCATTTGGTCATTTCTTACAAGCTGTATGAACAGATGGATCTGTATCAGCCAAGAAGTGCCACTGAGGATGAACTAAAGCAGTTTCATTCTGATGACTATATTACATTCCTGAAGAATGTCACACCGGAGAACAGTAACAAGTTCATTCAAGATCTTCGTAAGTTTAATATTGGAGACGACTGTCCAGTCTTTGAGGGCATATTTGACTATTCATCCTACTATGCAGGCGCATCGTTAGATGCGTCTAGGAAGTTAATCAATGGGCAATCCGACATTGCCATTAACTGGTCAGGAGGCTTACATCATGCCAAGAAATCAGAGCCCAGTGGATTCTGTTATGTTAATGATATTGTGCTATCCATTTTGAACCTCCTCAGAGTGCATCCAAGAGTTTTGTATATAGATATTGACATTCATCATGGAGACGGGGTCCAAGAAGCTTTCTACCTCTCAGATAGAGTCATGACAGTTTCCTTTCACCAATATAACGGTCAGTTTTTTCCTGGGACTGGTAATTACGATGAGACGGGGCTTGGAGTTGGGAAACACTTTGCCCTCAATGTTCCACTTAGAGATGGTATTGACGATGAGAACTATGTCAGACTTTTCAAGTCTGTCATGGAGCCATTAATAAGATCCTTCCAACCCACGTGTATAGTACAACAATGTGGTGCCGATTCTTTGGGGTGTGATCGATTGGGTGGATTTAATTTGAATATCAGAGCTCATGGTGAGTGTGtgaatttcatcaagtcGTTCGGAATCCCTCTCCTAGTTTTAGGTGGAGGAGGATACACTCCTAGAAATGTCAGTCGTCTCTGGTGTTATGAGACGAGCATCATGACCAATACGAAATTAGCTTCAAAGCTTCCGGAGGAATTGCCTTTTAGGAATTTCTTCGAACCGGATTACTCACTGCATCCTAACCTGGGTGATcgaattgaaaacaaaaacacaAGAAAATACCTGGAAAGTGTACGAATCAGAGTAATGGAACAACTACGTTACCTTAATGGTGCCCCAAGCGTTGCCATGCAGGAAATACCTCCGGATATCCAAGGCATAGACACTACTGATGAGGAAGAGGCGCTGATAAAACAGTTGAATAAAGAAAGTGAATTGGATGCATTGCTAGAAGAGGATAGGTACTGGCTTAAcgagaaagaaaatgctaGAGTTGGAGAACTTAGAGATTAATTAAATCCCTGTATTAATATTGTCATTATGTATTTTATGTATTTAGGCGAATGGAACATGTTATCGTCATCTTCTCTCCTAGAAAAGGTCTTCCTTCCAATGTACCTTTAATGTAAAGTCACCATAGTTTTCTGAATTCTTTCGAAGTTAATTTTCAGCCTCCTGTTCCAAGTTTCCTTAAGGCATCAAAATATAGTCCACAACGTCTATGCGCTTACCCTCTGCACAATTTTATCAAGATagaaaagaggaaacaaTTCCAATACCCCTCAACTATGTGTGCATATAGGAATAATTGCTATTTAAGGTGGCTGCATTATTTAGCAATGTTGATCATCTATGTCCTTTATTGAATCCGCCAAAATTAAACCCTCCAAACTGGAATCCTTGCTGATGAAACACATTCGGATTGTAATAATGATGTTGTTGGTGCTGTTGATGCTGTTGATGCTGGCTGTGAGAAGCCGCAGGGTCGTTTGGATCTTCTCCGTACTTATCATATTTCTCTCTTGCTTTCTCGTTAGAAAGAACTTCGTATGCATTGTTAATTTCAGCCATCTTATCCTCAAGTTCATGACTTTCCAGATCTCCCTTGTACTTGTCTGGATGGAATTCCTTGATCTTTCTTCTAAATGCTTTCTTTATTGTCTTCTCATCGGCATCCCTGGAAACATCCAGAATTTTATAGTAGTCATTCTTGGGAGTTACTTTCTGCTGAGGAGGTTGGCGGaactgttgctgttgctgctgttgctgctgtcTCTGCTGTTGAATCACTTTTTCTACCCGACTGTATCTTtgcttccaaagatgagtCTTCTTGGTGACCTTAGAGTATCTATTTAGGATCTCATACGCTTGTCGTATATTAGAGTCCGTATTTGTCGAGATCAAGTAGTCCAGCTTAGGAATTTCACAAGCCAGAGGTCTTGGTGTCTTGTCCTGGCAgattttcatcaacaact
This window of the Komagataella phaffii GS115 chromosome 2, complete sequence genome carries:
- a CDS encoding Histone deacetylase; translation: MVHTWSDESSIQLDGKSVLNAPLYETNYGNTYKSNVSYHFNPNVSKYHYGVRHPMKPFRLLLTDHLVISYKLYEQMDLYQPRSATEDELKQFHSDDYITFLKNVTPENSNKFIQDLRKFNIGDDCPVFEGIFDYSSYYAGASLDASRKLINGQSDIAINWSGGLHHAKKSEPSGFCYVNDIVLSILNLLRVHPRVLYIDIDIHHGDGVQEAFYLSDRVMTVSFHQYNGQFFPGTGNYDETGLGVGKHFALNVPLRDGIDDENYVRLFKSVMEPLIRSFQPTCIVQQCGADSLGCDRLGGFNLNIRAHGECVNFIKSFGIPLLVLGGGGYTPRNVSRLWCYETSIMTNTKLASKLPEELPFRNFFEPDYSLHPNLGDRIENKNTRKYLESVRIRVMEQLRYLNGAPSVAMQEIPPDIQGIDTTDEEEALIKQLNKESELDALLEEDRYWLNEKENARVGELRD